Proteins from a single region of Ziziphus jujuba cultivar Dongzao chromosome 1, ASM3175591v1:
- the LOC132800360 gene encoding uncharacterized protein LOC132800360: MEQSQPQLPCRNAPQLELVADEANAVRISQFRLVGKVFSDKLLRKNLVQSIIRRAWFTNDDVQVESLHPNIFLFCFKSIADRNRIWRKRPWSINGAHLALREWKPEQSFEDLDFNISTFWVQIHGLPLQFMTSSNASTIGGLFKNLIHCESTSRTNLVGLKYMRIQVDVDISKPLLTGFFHKLGNRGSWMHFSYERLAEFCYSCGKIGHCKQACTIVPNAASIQDGDQYGPWIRAEAEDNRVVQEAYGLRQVNFPSKDTYDSPLHDVHQADQDEEVHQPTRAINSVEQESDMREADESTRIWTSSKEDHVMLQGQQQDNHQHPIAIDHVGSSSVSRKQGLDYSDANAQPTYAGKAVTRFEFEKRGEPRPLNPEPFLQQGSTNSQSPSTIHRPISLLEPINEAGKSDRKPGKRKRGAPKAHKAQPKALNSKLIVDECCKDTDHSTGSGPVSSLKGTRSFSQEVIPPSFCMNDSNVSPSKVRLKDLARKLKHSNRSKEKATIEAKVAGEAKAVTKMAEEAGLIKPPPSP; this comes from the coding sequence ATGGAACAGAGTCAGCCACAGCTTCCTTGTAGGAACGCCCCGCAGTTAGAATTAGTAGCTGACGAGGCGAATGCTGTCCGCATCTCGCAATTCAGGTTAGTTGGAAAGGTGTTCTCAGACAAGTTACTTCGGAAAAATCTAGTCCAGTCAATCATACGAAGAGCCTGGTTCACCAATGACGACGTTCAGGTGGAATCTCTTCATcccaatatctttttattttgtttcaagtCCATAGCTGACAGAAACCGAATATGGAGAAAGAGGCCTTGGTCAATTAATGGAGCTCATCTTGCCCTTAGAGAGTGGAAGCCTGAACAAAGTTTCGAagatttggattttaatatctCTACTTTTTGGGTCCAAATTCATGGATTGCCTCTCCAGTTCATGACCAGTTCCAATGCCTCCACGATTGGCGGactgtttaaaaatttaatccATTGTGAATCCACTTCTAGAACCAACCTAGTAGGTTTGAAATACATGAGAATACAGGTTGATGTGGATATCTCCAAGCCGTTATTAACAGGTTTTTTTCATAAGTTGGGCAACCGTGGGTCTTGGATGCATTTCTCCTATGAACGATTGGCGGAGTTTTGTTACTCTTGTGGGAAAATAGGGCACTGCAAACAGGCTTGTACTATAGTCCCAAACGCAGCCAGCATCCAGGATGGTGATCAATATGGTCCATGGATCCGGGCCGAAGCGGAAGATAATAGAGTGGTTCAAGAAGCATATGGTCTTCGACAGGTTAACTTCCCCAGCAAAGACACCTACGATTCGCCTTTGCATGATGTGCATCAAGCTGATCAAGACGAAGAGGTGCATCAACCAACCAGGGCAATCAACTCGGTTGAACAGGAATCGGACATGCGAGAGGCGGACGAGTCAACCCGGATTTGGACGAGCTCAAAGGAGGATCATGTCATGCTACAGGGTCAACAACAAGATAATCATCAACATCCAATAGCTATTGATCATGTCGGCTCCTCATCGGTTTCGAGGAAGCAGGGTTTAGACTACTCTGATGCAAATGCACAACCTACATATGCTGGAAAAGCTGTCACAaggtttgaatttgaaaaaaggGGGGAACCCAGGCCGCTCAATCCTGAACCTTTTTTACAACAGGGCTCAACCAACTCCCAAAGCCCGAGTACTATCCACCGGCCCATTTCTTTGTTGGAACCCATCAATGAAGCTGGTAAAAGTGACAGGAAACCAGGCAAAAGGAAGAGGGGAGCCCCCAAAGCCCACAAAGCCCAACCAAAAGCTCTAAACTCCAAACTAATTGTTGATGAATGCTGTAAAGACACAGATCACTCCACCGGCTCAGGGCCTGTTTCATCCCTCAAAGGTACTCGTTCTTTCTCACAGGAAGTCATTCCGCCATCTTTTTGTATGAACGACAGTAATGTTTCACCTTCGAAAGTTAGACTCAAAGATCTGGCAAGGAAGCTTAAGCATAGCAATCGCTCGAAAGAGAAAGCCACCATAGAAGCTAAAGTAGCTGGAGAAGCAAAGGCAGTTACGAAAATGGCCGAGGAGGCGGGCCTAATCAAGCCCCCCCCTTCGCCATGA